A DNA window from Delphinus delphis chromosome 6, mDelDel1.2, whole genome shotgun sequence contains the following coding sequences:
- the IZUMO3 gene encoding LOW QUALITY PROTEIN: izumo sperm-egg fusion protein 3 (The sequence of the model RefSeq protein was modified relative to this genomic sequence to represent the inferred CDS: inserted 1 base in 1 codon; substituted 1 base at 1 genomic stop codon): MGDLRLLLLLPLSLAAFHGVKGCLECDPKFIKDIKSLLVKLVPSEVPGXTHLLERQIKKMIRLSFKVSHSDKMLRVLAVQKDVNLRTWLKNELYKLSNETWKGALILQVKLLDVRQNLESKLKELLKNFSEVACSEDCVVTEGPILDCWTCLRITTWCFKGEYCAEDDPKKAENQEITLFLILLAEGVILGGALLLFHFCISHRRKMKAIRRSLKKYLEKKLEEXGIMDEKEKDFGGRK; encoded by the exons ATGGGGGACCTGCGGCTGCTCTTGCTCCTGCCCCTGTCCCTGGCAGCCTTCCACGGGGTCAAAGGCTGTTTGGAATGTGACCCCAAATTCATCAAGGATATTAAGTCCTTGCTGGTAAAGCTGGTACCCTCAGAAGTCCCTGGCTGAACTCATCTGCTTGAACGGCAGATTAAGAAGATGATCCGTTTAAGCTTCAAGGTCTCCCACAGTGACAAGATGCTTCGGGTGTTGG CTGTTCAAAAGGATGTCAATTTGAGAACATGGCTGAAGAATGAACTTTATAAACTGAGCAATGAAACATGGAAAG GTGCCCTTATCCTTCAAGTCAAGCTTCTCGATGTCCGCCAAAACCTGGAATCCAAACTGAAAGAACTATTAAAGAACTTCTCTGAAGTTG CTTGTTCTGAAGATTGTG TCGTGACTGAAGGTCCTATCCTGGATTGTTGGACCTGTCTTCGCATCACCACTTGGTGCTTCAAAGGAGAATATTGTGCAG AAGATGATCCAAAGAAGGCTGAGAATCAAGAGATCACACTATTTCTGATATTACTAGCAGAAGGTGTAATATTGGGAGGTGCTTTGTTACT ATTCCATTTTTGCATCTCTCATCGGAGGAAAATGAAGGCAATACGAAGGTCATTAAAGAAATACTTGGAGAAGAAACTTGAAG TAGGGATAATGGATGAGAAGGAGAAAGATTTTGgaggcagaaaataa